ATAACATGTTAAAATGGGtgtcttttaaaattttatcaaaaataaaacttgACTATTCAGAAGATACAttgaatattaataataagcAATATAggtatgcatatatatatatatatatatatatatatatatatatatatatatatatatatatatatatatatatttttcttttttttaatttaatgttttatattttttttttttaggtctttttttttttttaatctaaaGTTTTTATCTCATCTATTTATAACTAAAATATCAGaagtttaattttaaaaattattatccttttttgggttatattattttctttaaatacaCGCTTGCACAAAAagtaaaacatttttttttttttaattcaaactttataaaatttttttttaatttaaaaatgtacatcaatttttatacttttaaaaaaattacattttgttgtatcattttattttattttattttattttatttttttgtaatatttttatttaaaattttttttcttttgatcaataaaaaaaaaaaaaaaattatattaaagaaaaaaaaaaaaaaattaaaatattttaaaaattttgattttatgaatattttgaaatttttttataaaaaattaacaaatatTTAAGAATGGATGGAATCATTATTTAGTTTTATATcttaaagtatatatataaaaattaaagagtAATTTCATAATctttttaagaataaaaaaaggatgtgtgataaaaattttcatttaattaaaGATTTAAAGCCGTTTCTGAGCAATTTATCAATACAATgcttaataattaaatatatagacGATCCACCAgatcatataaataatattattaaatatcaTTATCAAATAGCAGATATAAGTGGATCTGTAATACTGTGTATTCCTCACACATTTATACAAGAAgaattaaacaaaaataatattgacATTTTAGGTGATGATATGGAAGATTTGGTTGATTCTTATAATAACatcaatttaaatattaatgaaaatcaaatgaatataaatgaaaaaaagtatatatacgatataaataaaaaatcaaataattctaaaacattaaaatattttttcaaagttggagatatattaaatatatatggaGCTGTAACAACTTGGTCCATGGGTAAAATggttaaaatataaattaattttttctcttataattttatttgattttattatgtttatatttatttttaatgattattattaatatatattgttaatttttaatttctataaTTCTTGTGTTTTAATTGTACATCTTTCACCTTTATAAGCATCATAttgtatatatttctttctttcttttttttttttttttaggtaaTAATGCCTAATacaagaataaaaaaaaatagttatgAAATAAAAGGATCAATCTATAAAGTTggtttttttaatatgaacATTAATACTGAACCTAATGTAAGTAATTTAATTACATCAACAACAGAGAAAAAGTATCAAATAGAAGAAAACATATCGAATAATTCAAatagaaattataatataagcaaaaatacagaaaaaaataattatataggAGATTTTCCAGGTAATAGTAAAGTTAGTAAATATGATATCATTCCTTTATtagatgataaaaatatattataggtctattttctttaaattataaataataaaaaaaaaagaaaaaaaggaacaTATAATTGTGgagaaatttaaattatttgtcaTTTATTtgcattttaattaaaaaaaaatatatttgtaaataATACAGAAATTTAAAGATagtaacataaaaaaaaaaaaaaaaatacttaataatcattaattaaaaaaataaatattttcataaaaaaattttactgaTGAATTTATTTGAAGCAAAATAACCTCAATttataaaaaggaaatagtgaacttatatatatatatatatatatatatatataattagaaATAAATTATGTGAAATATACAAATGTTATTAAGTTTATACAATTTCTCTAttgatataaaattttttagaatGTAAGTATgctaaataaaaagaataagttTAGAAACAAAGTAGTAACAACAATTATGTTTAAACTATGAGAGTACAAGTTATACAGTTAATTAACAACTTTATcctattatttattaatatatgaagtaataataaattaaaaaaaaaaaaaaaaagttggtTTTACATATctgtaaaaattttacattttgTTTGATCCTTTAACATGGAAtagttataataataaatatatgaattatcataatttaaatcattaatATATCCAATTGGTACATTACACTCTTTGCATAATATTCTGTATTGTACTTCAACTCCATCTCtccttttaattaaaattctttttgtttgtattttatgattttttttatgaataatttttttacaagGAAAAATAATTGAACTATCTGTTTTTCTTGTTggtaaattatttatatcaattTCACTAATTAAGCAATTAAATCCacataaaaaacaaaaataaattaaaaaatcttTCTCTATTTTTCCTACAAAACTATCTTTTGAGGTATAATTCAAAATTCGAAACTTTTTTTGCTTATTATCATCTTTTAAAGCCTCGAGTTCTGTTTGGACTTTTCTCTTAATTTCTAACAGAGATATTtcgtttttttctttattttcatcttccatttttgtttattaaaaaaaatttactgaTAATTTCACTCATTAtcaaacttttttttttatcaaattatttaaataattagtataacattatttttaattttttttttttttttatttttaatgctCTAAAATTGTCACATgctattaaaattttaatagcaaaaaaaaaaaaaaaaaaaaaatggaaatttaaataagtattttttaaagaaattaaaatatataacatataattactatttacttaaataaaaataaatttattataattgaAGTGGTAGGTTATAATTTTTAGAAacttcaaaaataaaaaattgttttaaattttaatgaattaataattaagtttaataaaaaaatataatatacatATGCATAAAACATACaatcatattttataatttgatTGAGGCTAATAAAACttcttaaatttaaattaaaaatgaataaaaagaaataatgttttttttttactttattaaatagaccttttttctttctttttttttttttgaatttggTGTCTTACATTTTTTTGCAATAGATATGCATAAgcatatgataaaaaaacgaaaacttaaatttttgtcacgttataaagataatacaaatatccatgtattattaataataataatagcagTATTGATTAGAATCTTTTGTATAATATATACAATTATATGGAGTAAATTAATAAGTAATTATAAGTtaagtaataatttattatgtgAAAATGGAATATTATgggaatatataaaatgtttttcATATTGGGATGGAGAATATTTCTTAAGATTATCATTAAATAAAACTGAGTATTCTTATGAACAAAATCATGCATTTTTCCCTTCATTAccattaattataatatttacaaaaaagttattaaagaaatttatactaaatattgataattgtgcaataaatgttttaatagcagtaataataaataatgtattttttgttatagcAACCATTGGAATATATGTATTCTCATTAATTCACTatgagaataaaaaaaattatgaaaataaatgtgATTTGGTGACAAATGAACGAGATTGTTTTTATCTACGTAATAttaaagatgaaaaagaGAGTTATAGTTTCAGCTTTTTTTTATCgattttatattcatttacaATTGGAAATATTCATGTTAGTTCATTTTATAATGAAAGTATTTTTAGCTGTTTCTCTATATGgggatttaattttttaaaattatcatcAAGTACTCATAAAATGAGTTccatttttgaaatattgtCTGTATTAGCTTTTTTTATAGCTTCTTTTTTTAGATCAAATgggattttatttttgatacctctttttttctttaacatCAATTCATGTAAATTTTGTCAATTTTACATACGCagtaaaattaagaaaaataaaaatacaattttttcttatttttcttctaaaagttgtattttttattttatagtcCACTGGCTAAAAGCTTTAATTGAAGCAATTATTGTagtttttccttttttaatttttcaaatttattcttatcatttatattgtGCTCAACACAGTGATTTATGGAAAGAAcaaaataaaactttttatttgtttttaattaatttcataaaaaatccattaaattatatgaatatatggAATAATAAAAGTCTGCTAATAAATAGACAATGGTGTAACCaaaattttccttttatttataattacatACAATATAAGTATTGGGGCGTCAGGtttttaaagtttttaaAGGAACCAAATGTTAATATACTATACTCTGCAcctatatattatatatcttttcattgtgtatataatttttttaaatataataattttagcGTACACAGATTATCCATACTGTTAAATCATTTTATTGGTTGTATAGTACATTTATGTATATTGTctctttatatattattatttgcaCATAACGAGGTTAAaattatgcatatatatatatatatgtggatgtttataaaattgtattatttttattaataataatgacaTACACACAAagaatacatttttttttcaaagtaaatatatccttatttttatattatgttttaaaattgatatccatttaatttttacttttttttatatatttttttccattatttttaaatatattttcatttacaaaaaaaaaggaaaggaatatatatatatatatattttttttttacagaTAATATTAAGGTTGATTATAAGTTCtccaatattttttttacactatgcttatttattaaaatattatgaaaattggaattatcttttatttataaatttattttatttttttgttggGCCTCCTTTATTTGGTACTTATATAGCTTGGacttaaattaatttttttgcttAAAAGatattcttaaaatattaaaaagaaaactcAAATGCTAAATGAGGATGaagataatatatttatagtttatcatattatttttattagtttataattttttaatttttaacaatagagaatttaaaaaaaaaaaaatacatatataaataaataataaataaaataaaaaaatgagaataaGGGACATTGTTATGGtacttaataataaaataaaattataatgagTTTTTGTCATctaaacatttttatatgttaatagctttaattaattttctgCACACAGTTTATTATCTGAATGTagtattttttctaaatatataGTGTCTTATTaacatatttcttttttataaaaattatatagtgATAAGTTATTACAACATTTATCACAggaaaagaaattttaagtAGATTAACAATGAATAAGAAACTTCATTAATTTCACAATATATGAATTATCaggataatttaaaaattatttagcactactttctttttcatcataTAAACTCCCTTTATTAAACATTCCTCCAAAAGTAagtttatctttttttctagcttcttttaatttagttATGCATAATTCATAACTATTTCTAATTTCTACATTTTTGGGGCTTAATGATGCAGCTTTATATAAGTTGTCTTTAGCTTCTTCTAAAAATCCAAAGTGCATATTTGCAACACCTAATTTGTATAAGgctttaaaattatttttatctaactTAAGAACTTTAGATGCATGTTCAATAGCATTAGGGTAatccttatttttattgtaacatgtagataaatttaaattacacgtaatttctatatttttttttttttctagtaAT
The sequence above is drawn from the Plasmodium relictum strain SGS1 genome assembly, chromosome: 14 genome and encodes:
- a CDS encoding GPI mannosyltransferase 2, putative codes for the protein MHKHMIKKRKLKFLSRYKDNTNIHVLLIIIIAVLIRIFCIIYTIIWSKLISNYKLSNNLLCENGILWEYIKCFSYWDGEYFLRLSLNKTEYSYEQNHAFFPSLPLIIIFTKKLLKKFILNIDNCAINVLIAVIINNVFFVIATIGIYVFSLIHYENKKNYENKCDLVTNERDCFYLRNIKDEKESYSFSFFLSILYSFTIGNIHVSSFYNESIFSCFSIWGFNFLKLSSSTHKMSSIFEILSVLAFFIASFFRSNGILFLIPLFFFNINSCKFCQFYIRSKIKKNKNTIFSYFSSKSCIFYFIVHWLKALIEAIIVVFPFLIFQIYSYHLYCAQHSDLWKEQNKTFYLFLINFIKNPLNYMNIWNNKSLLINRQWCNQNFPFIYNYIQYKYWGVRFLKFLKEPNVNILYSAPIYYISFHCVYNFFKYNNFSVHRLSILLNHFIGCIVHLCILSLYILLFAHNEIILRLIISSPIFFLHYAYLLKYYENWNYLLFINLFYFFVGPPLFGTYIAWT